The window AAAAGGGGTGTTTGTGTAAAATGCTCGAGTATCTTGATGTGGACAAGGTCATCTTCTACAAACCATACAAGGAAATAGGTGAGTATCTGAAGCAGTTCTTATTTGAAACGGTTTGCAAGCGGAGCCATTTCATCCAGGAGAATCTATACAAGAGGCTGGGGATTCGAACCCCAGCTGGTCAGTTGGTGAACCCAATTACGATTTCTGCAATGACAGCGGAAGATCTGCTCAGGCAGAGAAATCTTCATTACCTGGCTTGGAGTACAGAGTTGGAGTTCGATTATCAGATCTTAATTTGGCACATTGCTTCCAAACTATGCAGCTATGAAGATCAAAACTGTAACGAGGCAATTCTCAGAAACAGCGAGCTGAGCAAGCAACTTTTGCGATACATGGCCTACCTCCTGGTCGATTGCGCTTTCATGTTACCCAGAGGGATTGGTCATATCAGAATCCAGGACACTTCTGCCGAAGCATCACGAGTCTTTGGCGGAGGAATTACCGGTTCCAGAGACAATCACCTCAAAGAAGCATGTAAGAGTCACCTTCGGGTGAATGAAACGGCTGAAGTGAAACCAGATCAGGTAAAGGGCAGCATCAGCAAATCTGTTCTGTTTGAGGGGCACAGGCTTGCGTGGGAATTTAAATACGATCCCGAGAGGCATCGTGGCATGAATGCCGAGGAATTCCGCAAATTCAAATGGGAGACTATCGCAGGGGTCTGGATTCACTTCCTGCTCTACGCTGCAAAAGAGTGCAGCGGAGAATCTCATGCCAAGCAGCTGAAGGTTGGAGGAGAGCTTCTCACACATGCTTGGATGATGATGGCACATTTTGGCTTGACCGATCAGGTCCAGATGCGCCAGGGCTCCTTCATAACCAACGTTGTATTGCAATAGGAGGGGGGGCGCAACCATATGTATGTAgattgccttttttttttccctcctctTTTTTCCTCGTTGAGACGACATGTATCCGCTGTCTATTAATTGAGACTGAGGTGGTGTTTGGTAAATTAAGTGCTTAGTTTATGGAAGAAatgtataggaagaaagaatgAATTAATAAGAATGAGAAAAGTTTTGTGAAAGATACGAGTATCAATgagtgaaaaatgaaaaataagtggctttttttttacttaaagATTAAGCAGTTTAGACCACCATCTCCCATCATTTCCTCTTTCTTacattcatttttctttataagtaaattgtaactaacttttaagcacttctttaattaaattgaaacaaacacaccctaagtCTTTTACCCGTTTGGCTGACATGCGGACCCCACCCCCGTTAAAATTTCCGTTTGATTGGTagagaattaattataatgaaattgtaTGTTGATTTATATATGGGCCCCACACTTTTGGCTTTTGATGGttcatttttgttgttttgtgAGTATAGTTAAAGTTATActtaaaatagtaaaattagattgcgaaatcaaacTGGATGTTAAACTCTGAAATCATGGAAAAAGGGTACAAGGGATACAAGCAAAATGAAAGCTTGGACGACGAAGAGAAAAGACATATTTCAAGCAAGACTACAAATCAAagctattaaaaataatattaataaataactgCTTAATGAGATAAGTCCCAAATTTGCCAAGACATTCGGTTGTCATAACATCTTCACTCTCCTCCATAGGTCTTTTGATGCCCAAGAGCCTGCGCTCTTGACAGCAGACTTGATGCAGCCCCTGATATTACCTTTCGAACAAGGGAAATTACAACTGAATAATGCCTGAATAGACTTGCCTGAACAGTCTATAGTTTCTAGCAGCATAGTGACGTTCACAACTCCAGCTGCCAATATTCCTCATTTCCTCATCATTACGGGATACTTTATTAATGTACATTGgatgtatattatgtatttggatactTAGGATAGTTAGCGTAATTAGACAATCTAGAATCCCGTAGTTTTGGATAGTTTAgatatttcctttttccttgtAACAGGCTATTAGCCTATTTATGCTCTTGAACGTTCAGTAATAGTTTTTGAGCTTGACAATTCAGAAAATatcatggtatcagagcgccTTCGTCTCTGGGACCGACTAATCTTGTGAGAGATGTTTGATTTGAGTGATACTGAAGAAAGCCCAAAGAAGGGTACTGAGCTCCCAAAGgcgaaggaaaaaaagggatAGTTCGGGCAAGAAGCCGGAGACCCCAGCCATGTATCGACTTGCCCTCAATGGCACGGGGAATATCTTGCTCAATTGTCACCTGAATGGTGACAACTACTTGACGTGGTCACGTGCTATGTTGAGCGCGCTAAGAGAGAGGAGCAAAATACCTTTCATCGATGGGGTCACTCGAGAATCCTGAAGTGGATGACCCAATGTGTGGTAGGTGGGAAGTGTGTAATTCCGCGGTATTAGCATGGATTTTCAACACACTTTGGAAGGATCTCCGAGCAACCGCGACTTGTGCTGTTGATGCGAAGAGTTTATGGGATGACCTCAAGGAAAGGTACTCTCATGGAAACCAAACTCGGATTTATCAAATCAAGTCCGAGATTTGTCTTCGCAAACAAGACGGTCTAAGCGAGAGGGATTATTACGGCAAGTTGAAGAATTTGTGGGACGAATTGGATTTCTATCCCGATAGTCCAGCCTGCAACTGTGGTGCTAACAATTGGATTATGGCACAACGGGAGACGGAGAAAGTCTTTCAATTCCTCATGGGACTCGATATGGTTCGTTCAAACATCCTGAGTAGACTTTGTTAAAGGAAAGAAGCCCATGGCTGGGACAGGACCCAATCAGCAATTCGGACCGGGAAGACAGCAATAGCCTGGGCCGAATCAGCAACAGCAGCAGGGTGGCCCAATGTGCGCCGATGCTGTCCAAGAAAATTCAGCGACCATTAGCTCCCGGCTTGGACAATAGGAAGCATTGCCCGAGGCTCAATTCCAGAAATTGTTAGGCATGTTGGCAGGAGAAGATTATGATCCTACTTGTCTTACTGGTAacgattttatttatattgattCGGAGTGGATATTAGACACCGGAGCATCTAGACACAAGATGGGTTGTCTTGATTATTTAACTGAATCCTCGCCCATTAAAGGTGATGTATCGGTATACATTCCAAACGGAGGAAAAGTGCAGGCTGCTCAACTTGGAAGAATATTTCTTGGCAAATGGCATTGACCATCAGACGTCCTGTGTTGACACACAGCAACAAAATGGTCGTGTAGAGAGGAAGCACAGGCACATTTTAAACGTGGCCCGACACTCATGATTCAAGCTTCTCTTGCCACGAAATTTTTGGGAAGAACGTGCCTCGACACCAGTGCACCTGATCGATATGACACCCACACCATTACTAGAGAACAAGAGCGCCTACGAAGTACTATTTCAAAGGCCGCCTAATTATACTAATTTGAAGGTCTTTGGTTCGCTGTGTTATGCATCCGCGAATCAAAGATAAGTTTGTTGAAAGATCTAGACGATGTGTTTTTATTGGCTATTCACACGGGAAAAAGGGGCGGCGGCTCTATGAAATTAATTCACGGGAAATTTTATTTCACGTGAtgtgcatttttgcgaagacGTCCGTTTGCAGCTAATTAAGAGGTTGAGCCGCATAAATCAAGGGATAGTACTCTATTATTTCTCGATATAGGAGCATCTGGTGAGGGGGAGCATGCTCTCGGATCTGATGCAGAGGAAGACGGGCCTGGAAGGATATCTGGGCCGTCTGGGCCGCTTTCAGCAAAGCCCAATGAGTCTAACCAATACTGGGAGCAGCGGGCGGAAGGGGGGAGTGGGCGACTGCAGGCCGACTCTCAGCCCAGTCCGAAACTGCCTGAGCAGTCCGGTTCAGAGTGGCATGGGCAGACTACGGTGTCCACGGTGGAATTGATTGATACAGAGGAAGGGGTAGGCAGAGAGGAAGATAAGCATGATTTGGAAGACATTATTTTGCTGCGATCCGAGCGAATTCGAAAAGCACCGGGTCATTACATAGATTTTATATTCCACACGGCAACAACACAACCCCCCACTTCATACATGCCATACATTATTgacatttgaaaaaaaataaaataaaaaagccgAATTACCTCACTAGAGCAAAGGAAATAATGCATGGGCAACACGGGGTCGTTACACAAGTCACTTGGAAAAAGGGAAGAAGGAGAATTAGATGGGGGAAAGGCAGGAGGAATATATCACAAGGGCATTAATCCCACCACATTTCTCAATGCGAAAATGACTGCCCCAGGTACGGATGGTTCAGTGGGCTGCACCTTCGTTGCATTTTGAATATGAATCTGCTCTCAAGGCTGGCCGCATTGGATTCAGTGATCATGAATCCTGACAGAAATAAAAAGAGTTGGCACTTGCCAATAAGATAAGAGCATGAAGATAAAATGTGCTTTGAATGTGTTCATATAAAAGTAATCAGAACAGATGGCTTCCTATCCATTGCAGCACGACGACAAGCTGAGAGAAACTCACCTCAATTAGAAACGCAGCATTTCCATTGTTTTTTCTGCAATATGTATTCTGATTATCCAGATTTCTCTCGACATCTTTCACTAGATCCTCAAGCACGTTTGTCAGTGTGAGTTCCTTCAACATGCCCAAGCGCTGCACCCCGGAGAATTTTTTCATCATTGGACATTCCCGAATTTCCATTTCGTGAAGGTTGGACATGTCTCCTGATTCCACAATCACTTCCTCAAGATTTTTCAGTTTCCACAGTTTCAGGATACGCAGTTCAGGAAAACCAGTGCATCTCATTTTTGATCCAGTGTAGGATTCAGCAAAAAGCCTAAGCACGGCTAGTTTAGGAAGTGCACGTCCCAAAAGTCCCATGGAATCCTCATCTAGACAAGACTTTGACAGGGTAAGTTGCCTGATGCTGCTGGAAAGTACCACTACCAGTTCACCGGCATGCTGGGGCTGTCGGGTGGGGTCGATCCCTAACTGCACGTCGGGTTGGTTTCCAAGCTGTTCTGCAGGCTGAGCTACTGGTTCGACTTGGAGTCCTGGAAACCCAGATTGAACCTGTTCTGCGGGCCCAATTTCTGGCACAGTTTCTGGTTGATTTCCTGGAATGGCATGCAGAGGCGATCCAGTGAGCTCAAGCTCTGATTGCACGTCAGGCTGGTTTCCTGGAAAGGCAAGCTGTTCTGCTGGCTTGGCTGCTGACTCGACTTCAGGTGAGTAAACTGCAGGTTGATTCTGTGCTGCTGCAGGTTGGTCCGCTAGAGTTTCAGTCTCCGGTTCACTTAACCTTAACTTCGTGAGCAAATATAATTTCTGCAGATTCGTGTGGGATGACAAGTTCAACTCTTCATGACAATCATATGGATCAGAAGGATCAGTCGATGACAACCTTAGAGATTGAAGGAGTGTGTTTTGGGAAACAAGGGCCGCTGCACCTCCAACTGAAGTTGGATGGTATCTCAGTTTTAGTTTCTCAAGTTTGTTCATTCTCTCGAGACCACTAGGTGAAGATCTCCCTTCACCTATACACAACCCGGTCAAGGTCCGAAGATTTGAGGATATTTTTTTGTGACATAAGGAATCAATTTGAACCTCTTTCATATAAAGATGACGAAGCTTGCCTGAGTTGTAAATAGGACTGGGAATAGAGATTACATCGGTGTTCTTCAGGTCTAGAGTCTCCAGGTTCGGCAGTTCACTTATAGACCTCGGCAGTGAATCTATCAGAGTCGATCTTAGCCCTAAGAGCCTCAGAAGTGTCAGTTTTCCCATAGAGTCGGGCAACTGTGGCTTGTAGACCCCCTCCAAATCGAGAACCTTCAACAATGCGAACCGACTCCTCAGAATCATGGAGTCTAACACTCTTATTTCTTTGGTGGTTTTACCCCTAGCTTTCAAGCTGAGACATATGTAAGATCGAAGGTCGTCTTGCAGTTGTTGATCATTTGTGTGCGAGGCTGAGGCATTGTCTTGGTATTTCACGAACCTCACCAGATGTTGGTGGTCATCTTCATGCTGACAGACAGTAAAGAGGTTCTTTGAAGTCTCGTAGAAGTTGTCATGCACGAAGAGTGGTACCCGGCAAGTTTTAGGGCTTCCATCTAGCTTCCATTTGATTACCTCGATTAACTTTGCTCTAAACAGTTTGTTAAAGCATATTCTGGCCAGATCTTCCGGCTCTGGGGGGGGATGATTATTCTGAACCACCTTTTTGCAATCCAAGAAACCCTCGGAAACCCATAAGCACAAAGCCCTGCGCACTGAGATCTCAAATCCTCTGGGAAATAGGAACAGGTAAAGGAAACAGGCCTTAAGTTGGAGGGACAATCTGGGGCAACTCCAAAACAAGGTTTCAATCGAAGAGTTAGAGTTTCCCGGAGATGCAGAATTAGAGCACAACGCTGCCCGGAGTGAAACTTCCCAAGGAAGTGGTCCGAGATCGTATGTTTTAGCCCACAGAGTCGTTGATGGATCCACCTCCCCAGTGTTGATGAGAATTCTGTTTCCACCTGTCCCATGTAAGTACCTCGTCAGCGCTTTCCAAGCATTGTCCCTGGCCTTGACATCATCCATGATGATGAGATAACGGCCAGGTCCGCTCAGTAGTTTGGTGAGCTCCTCACCCAGtagttcttcttcttcttttgcaCTATTTGTGAAGTCCAGCTTCAACCCTGAGGGGCTCAACTGCACCAATAGGTCACGCAAGACCTCATTTGTTATGAAATTAGCTGGTACGGACACCCATGCACGGCGGTCGAAATGGTGCTTGATCTGCACGTGTTCATAAACAGCACGCACAACCATTGTCCTGCCAGAGCCTCCATGGCCACACACAACGACCTGCTGGTAGTTGTCCTGAACATCATTTCCGTTGTTGCCCCCAACCAACTCCTCAACCAGGCTGTTCCTGTCCAAAAT of the Punica granatum isolate Tunisia-2019 chromosome 6, ASM765513v2, whole genome shotgun sequence genome contains:
- the LOC116210183 gene encoding putative inactive disease susceptibility protein LOV1, giving the protein MATQLQAPHCPQCDQVRTFLLCKKVLNLHDRERDRVLGKLRRELGGENVQIRYSSSLCRMDKEVDGLLGGRKEKSFALRCHLVHRSANGEDHWIDGFMDFTNIDEDISEICRWDWEIQNQLLPRQILDRNSLVEELVGGNNGNDVQDNYQQVVVCGHGGSGRTMVVRAVYEHVQIKHHFDRRAWVSVPANFITNEVLRDLLVQLSPSGLKLDFTNSAKEEEELLGEELTKLLSGPGRYLIIMDDVKARDNAWKALTRYLHGTGGNRILINTGEVDPSTTLWAKTYDLGPLPWEVSLRAALCSNSASPGNSNSSIETLFWSCPRLSLQLKACFLYLFLFPRGFEISVRRALCLWVSEGFLDCKKVVQNNHPPPEPEDLARICFNKLFRAKLIEVIKWKLDGSPKTCRVPLFVHDNFYETSKNLFTVCQHEDDHQHLVRFVKYQDNASASHTNDQQLQDDLRSYICLSLKARGKTTKEIRVLDSMILRSRFALLKVLDLEGVYKPQLPDSMGKLTLLRLLGLRSTLIDSLPRSISELPNLETLDLKNTDVISIPSPIYNSGKLRHLYMKEVQIDSLCHKKISSNLRTLTGLCIGEGRSSPSGLERMNKLEKLKLRYHPTSVGGAAALVSQNTLLQSLRLSSTDPSDPYDCHEELNLSSHTNLQKLYLLTKLRLSEPETETLADQPAAAQNQPAVYSPEVESAAKPAEQLAFPGNQPDVQSELELTGSPLHAIPGNQPETVPEIGPAEQVQSGFPGLQVEPVAQPAEQLGNQPDVQLGIDPTRQPQHAGELVVVLSSSIRQLTLSKSCLDEDSMGLLGRALPKLAVLRLFAESYTGSKMRCTGFPELRILKLWKLKNLEEVIVESGDMSNLHEMEIRECPMMKKFSGVQRLGMLKELTLTNVLEDLVKDVERNLDNQNTYCRKNNGNAAFLIEDS